TctagaagaaaagaagacaacaCAAATGAGAACAATGCCAAATTTCTCTCATTTTGTAGCCTCTAGTGGTCCTATAGAACAAGTACAGACACAGCAAATCAGTGATCCATGGCTTACCAATCTCCATTGAGCAAAAGCAATAAGATTTGTAGAACCTTTCGTGAAAACAATAGCATCAGataaatttggtttttcttaTCAATTATTAGAAACAGGAGATATGACATTATTTGTTTTGACAGATTGGTCATCCGTTTGTAGCAATCCCATTAGATTTGCCAACGTCTCCTTTCAGGTGTCCATCCTGACCacaacttttcaccaaatttaGGTGATAAATTGACTTTCCTCTTTCATTTGCTCAACAGGTAACCAGAATTTGCCCATATGATTGCGTTGCAATTCATCAACTAGAGAAATCAGGGAACCCATCACAACTGATTGAGGTTGTATTTGAAGTCCCCGAACTACAGAAAGGTGGAATATTTTCATCAAGAAAAGCAAGCATAGAGTAACATCAGCAGTAACAGTAAActacaaatatttttcccaTAAAGTGCAGTTCTAAATCATAATCCCTGTGCATAAATTGCTCTCAAAGCTTCCAAAACAAATTTCAGGTCTTCAAATTAACATCAAAGTAAACTCCACCACTCCATTGATTAATCCAAATTCAACTTTCCACAAGCTCTTCTCTAAGTTAATACAATTTCCTAATCATTTGAATTAAACCCTCATATTAGTGATTTTGTGAGATTCCACTAGATTACATATGAAGAATGCAATGTTCATGAATACTGTTATTCAAATTTGCAAAACTGATTAAAACAAACGAAGTAATATCCATTTAAGTCCAGCATTCCAGCTCAAGCATCTAATTTTGTATCAACACACGGTCGCTTCAAACAAATCCCTTTCACTTAATCAACCATTCAGATGAGGAGTGTCCCAAAATCAAGCTTATCATCATTCATAATGCAAATGATGTCATTGACCTTAAAACACCCTACCCAAAAAATCCAAGCATGTCATATTTGCCACAATAGCAAAAAGCAGCAAAACCAATCAGAGATATAGTCCATAAAAACATTGAGCACCGAATTAACTTAGAAATCAACATCATCTTAACCACTCACTTCTCCAATTGTCAGCATAATCTTAATAACTGATCATGAAGTCCGGATTATTTCTAGTTTCTACTTCAAGGATGAACATTTCGGTAGATAATCAAACACATACAGACTCAACCACCAAAACGCAAAGATATGTAGACAATATGTACTCCATTCTTTATAAGCTAATGTCGGATTCTCGACACAAGAATAGAACTTAAATCGTAGAAGAACCTAAGCTCCCCCTAAGTAACACAGCAGAACAAATCAAAGAGaacttcaaaaaacaaaaacaaaaaacaaaaacaaaaaaatatagataTCATACACAAGatttagtaaaagaaaaagcGAGCCTGAGAGAGAAAAGCATACCCTTTTCCCTTCCTTTCTCTctgtcgctctctctctctctctctctcaccatctCTCCCTCTACTCAGTATCCGAAGGTAGATATGAAGAAGCAGCTAAGGGGGGAGTAAACGAAGAAGTAGCTTCCTCTAGCATCAAATTCTGCAACCCAGGTTTCAACTCTCTGTTACAGAAGTCCTCATACTCTCCTTTATCCcctcctttcttcttcacctccaccaccaccaacgACGGCGTCAACTCGAATATTTCCGCCGCAATGGTTAGTGGCCCCTTCACGCCCTCCCTCGACCCCTCCAAGCTCACCCGGCAGTCCTTCTTCCTCACCGTGAAGCTCACAACCTTCGCTATCTCCTCCAGCTTCGATATGATCTTCGAAACCGGCTCGCCCGATACGAACCTCGCCTCCTCCCCTCCCTCCTCGAACAACCCAGAGAGATCGAACCCTCGCGAGAACGATATGATGTCGAACGCATTCAAGCTCGCCGGTCTCGGCAACATGCTCGTCCTCCTAATCACACTCCGACTCGTCTCGAACCCAGATTCCGAATCCGACTCGGACTGGTCCGAGACCGAATCTTCATCCTCTGCATCTGCACCTTCACCTTCACCTTCGTCCTCCACGACATTGCAGAGCTTGTCATCCTCTATATAAAACTTTATGTGCTTGAACCCTTTTTTGAACCACCTGTTCTCCATGATCTCCGGGATCGTAATCCGGGTCTCCGGGTTCGTATCGAGAAGACGGGTAAGCAGCCGAGTGAGCGACGGCGAGAACCATCTCGGGCACCGAAACTCGCCCTTGTAAATCTTCTTGTACATGGACATGATGTTTTGGTCGTGAAAGGGCAAATACCCAGCCATCAAAACGAAGAGTATAACCCCACACGACCAGATGTCCACCTTGGAGGCCTCGTAGCCCTTCCGGCCCAGAACCTCGGGGGCAACGTACGCCGGTGTACCGCAAAACGTGTGGAAGAGGCCGTCCTGGCGAATCTGGTCGGAGACGGCACTGAGGCCGAAGTCCGAGACCTTGAGATTGCCGTTCTCGTCCAGCAAGAGATTCTCGGGCTTGAGGTCGCGGTGGAAGACGCCACGGGAGTGGCAGAATCCGACGGCGGAGATCAGCTGCTGGAAGTACTTCCGAGCTGTGTCCTCCTGGAGCCGGCCCTTGGCAACCTTGTTGAATAACTCCCCGCCGCGGACGAACTCCATGACGAAGAAGATCTTGGCCTTGGTGGCCATGACCTCAAAAAGCTGCACGATATTCGGGTGGCGGACGCGGCGAAGGATGGAGATCTCGCGCTTGATGTGGGCGATGAGGCCCCCCTTGAGAATCTTCTCCTTGTCGATGACCTTGATGGCCACGCCCTCGTTGGTCTTCACGTTGCGGGCATGGTAGACCTTGGCGAAGGTGCCGTGGCCAAGGAGCTTCCCCACCTCGAACCGGCCGAGGAGGAGAGCTTGAGCCTCCTTCTTCGTGGTGGTGGGTTTGTGGTTGTTGTTGTTCGCCATTGGATATCACGAAATGAAAACGAAGCCGATGGTACCGATGGTGAAGGAGAGAGGAGGACCTATTGCTAATCATGTACCTCCATTGTTTGGTAGCGGCTTagattattttttgcttttttttcgAAGGAAATTGAGAAATAAATCGGTTGGGATTGGGGGattccattatttttttatagggccGTGGGGGTATATACTATACAAATCCCTCTGACCCTGGACCcccttttcattattattattaattattattatttcaatttctTTGTATTTACGTCTCTGTATCTTCCTCGTTATTGCCACGTAAGTATATTAAAGAAGCATTTTGGCACACCTAAATCATCACATTACCATATTAATGATGAAAATAGACTATAGAGAAAAGGATGGCCATTGATGGTACCATGTTTTAGATGGAGTAATGGAAAAGTTTGTTACAAGTATTGTCCACAATATAACCTATCATTAACGTGGAATTTAAGTGTTACAATTGGGTATGACGTCCTATTGAGATACATGGTATATTGgtatagaaaaagaatattgtTGCGTTTATGACTCTTTTACAACTTGCTAACTCGTGttagcatttaattttaaaaaaaaatgatataaatacatcCTATACATATctcatttttgaatttatgaatttacattgaatctcataaatttaatagtgaatttaaaattttgaccgGTACATATCGCTAGATTGTTAATGAATTATAAAAGAATTGTActtctattatttttcattttaaagaaaaaaaaatatggtcaCCAATTATATTCTTTAGTTGTTCACAAGGAACAAAATACAGCTTTAAACCATTATCTAATCATCGAATCATTTTACTATTTTTCTCATTACGaaatcatttatttctttctctttttttttctttaatttctcgTAAATTTTTACCCCTCGTCTTGTTTGGTGGGTGCCACGTATTGTAcacgtctatatatatatatgtatagaagTACATCTTTTGTCTGGCTCTTTGCATGCTCTTTGGACCTTAAACGAGGCACAAAgggaaaatgttttgttttgtgggtCGACaatggtttttaaaaaaataaataaacgtctctatataaaaagttaaaaaccaacatttttaatttactttaCATCAACGATCGTCATGTTGCCACCTCAATGATCCACTTAaagacaaaaattttaaaaattataaatcattAAAAGTATCTATCCTTTACCTAATTCCAGCCAAACTGTCACAATTTTCATCATTAGCAGGACCTTTTTACAGGAACGGTGCTGACACAGACACGTATTCGCTTTAAATCCCGTGCAACGTAGTCTACCGTATAAACATCTCTCACCATCCGATCACCGTAGAATACTGCATAATCACACCATAGGAATTGGAACTCATCggtttttttgtcattttgggcGGTGTGTAATGGGCGGCCATGACACCCTTGGGGAGAAGAAAGTCAACTTGATTGTCGGTGATGATTTGGCAACACGCAATTACGTACGTACACGTATAAAAAAGGAGATGATTACTTGTCCATTTGCACGTTATGGCATGTGTTGAAGAAGGTGTGGTCATCTTCTTATCTCGTGTGAGACGGGAACGCAAGAAACACCTTTCTGTCTAAATTTGAAATGACAGTATTAAAAGTTTCCGACATTGTACTTGGTAATTTATttcatgaatttaattattaaaaacattTGTTTGCATATAGGATCTTAGGAAACATGTTTTAAATCGTAGTTTTAAATGTAATAGAACTATTAGGATCAATCCTAACTACGTTGGAAGCATGTTTAAGGTTTCCAATATATGTTTTAAGGTTTGTGATTAGTGTTTGGACAATTATAGGTCGGTTTGCATTGcaaaaaattaggatgcttGAGGAATTATCAAAGTGAATACTTACTGAACtataaaaacaacaacattttGAACATGTTATGTTAATATAAAATGTTTAAACTTTTAATTCATCTTTTGCTATTATATCATGACCCTACAAATTTTCAAATAGTGTTTAATGTTTCCCCTTTTTGATAGTTGgtctttatattattattttaactattttgagtTACTGTTATTTGATAAAGAATAAGAATTTATATTAAATTAGCAATACTTGCATCGCATGACATGATCATAAGTCATGACTCCAATTAAATGGGCTCGACACTATCTTCCAAATTGTGTGTTTTACCATTGGATTCAAGAGGCCAACTGAGTGACAGCTATACGAcaatattgtaaaaaaattatgttacaAAAGCTAAGTGGCACTAGTGTTGTACCAGAGGTTCTTTAGAAAATGCGCAAACCCAAGTGAGAATGGGTTATGGGCCCGAGCATGGAGGAAAGTTATGATCAATAAGTATATTGTATGTATTATTAACGCATTATAATGTTTTATGATTTCAAATGCTAGGAACTGTTGTCACTAAGACTATGCTTTATTATTCTTTCCTAAACTTACCTTATCTTTTTCTACTGACGTAATAGTAGAAACAACATATTTTCTAAAATGTATAGTGAACCGTATGACATTCAGAAagttgttatttatttaaatgtGCTTATTGCATTATAagttgttatttatttaaatgtGCTTATCGCAACATGAGCTCAGTTCCAAGGTAACTTACTAAATCGTGGACTTACCGAATTATTGTTTTCTCTTCACATGTGGGACATTTACTTATCCCGTAGATTCAACAAGTTATAGTAGAGTTGGCAGGTTAGAAGTCTTTCGTCAAGCTTAAAGACGAGCGATAGTCTTATTGGAGATTGTTAGGTTTATTTTTGGATGTTGTATTTGTAAGGTTGTTTTGTTAGTGAGGCTTTGTTGTATTTTATACTCAAGGTTGTATTGAGGGTTTGTAATGTAGCTTGGATCACTATATACTCTTTTATGTTCCGCATTTCTTTTACTCTAATAGATGCTTAGGGAAGTCTTTTCCAATTAATTCCATTTTACTTGATCATGTGGAAAATTATGCTTTAATtctcaaatttattatttttattaattaattcttgtgGGTTACAAATGGATCCCCTCCCCTGAGACTTATTTACGCTGTAAACGAGTCTGTGGGAAGGACACGGAATTTTGTTATTCATTTAGTTAAATTCCCATGGCGTTATAACTTATAAATAATGATAATCATGACTTCAatagcaataataattgtagtTCCAGTAGTAATGAtcaatgagaaatgctagggacCCTGAAAGTTTTCCAAAGAGATGGTTCCAAACTGATGTGGATGCAGATATGGCTGAGCCACGttgagttttataaaaaataaaatttcaacgCTGGGATTTCAACTTTCTACTGAACAAATATTTGCTTGCAGAGGAAATATTCCTAGCAACAAGAAAAGTGCGTCACTCTCTCTTCTCCATTTTCAACTTTTCACCTTCGTTTCTCTGCATCGCTGGTATGTAGCCTCCCTCCTGtgagtatctttttttttttctttttttttttttttctttttttgtttctttgctcATGTGAACAAAGCAGCACCCTCCATCTCTTCTTACGCAGCACctctatttcttcttcttctcctccttttttattttttatttttttttatttttttttatttttttatggattaatACCTCCATTTCTATTTAACCAAAACTGaaactctcttttattttctgataaaaatgtggttctTTGTAGGTCTCTCTCCAGGTCTCCATTTTCGGTACTCTCTccaagttctctctctctctctctctctctctctctctttgagtCGTAATAATCTGCTGGAAATTTCTTGTGTACGGTGATGCTGTGGTAATCCGTTGGGCATCTCCTCCCTGCTGCGACTTTTCCTGTCTCTTTGCTGTTGTTCCGTCAGTGTTTGTAACAAGTGGGTGTCCATCGGAAGCCCGAATTTCATTCCATCTTCTACGCGTTCTCCAATGATGACCAGATCTACGAAACTGGAAGTGGTATGCCCAATGAGATGAGCATAATAGGGATCGTTTAGTGTATTGAGGAAAGTGGTGACCATTTCTTTCTCAGTTAGACCAACCTAACTGGCGATTTTCAAGTTCGGCAGTGATGGAATTTTTTCTTGATATCCACCTTTGATTCCAAAACCTAAGCTTTGATTTTGGGAGCTTGAGGGTGGAACCGAAGAAAAAAACGCAGTTTGATTTTCAAGATCTCGGTGAAGACGTCAATGCTCGGTTTTGATGGGGACAAGTACAGAATTCaatctttccttttcatttactttattGATTACCATTCTTTTTGGTGGAAGCTATAGGCTAATAGTTGGATGGGGACAAGTACAGAATTCaatctttccttttcatttactttattGATTACCATTCTTTTTGGTGGAAGCTATAGGCTAATAGTTGGATGTAGAAGTATTGTATTACTGTGTTTTTAAGTCTGTATGTTCAGGAAGTGGGTGATAAGAAAACACCCATATACCTAGAAATAGACCTGTGAAACATTGAGGATAATAAATtatttcttcctcctcctctatCTTCCCATTTCTATTCCATTATACACTGAGTTCGTAGTCACTAAGAAGGATGAATGAAAATGTTATTGTTTGCCCAGTAATACATTGTGCAACATAAGTGGAATTTCCAGTCAAGACCACcgtttgataaaattttgcctttgttttgagatatattaattaaaaacaaattttgtaACTAATATTCATCTCATCATCCGACACATTTCTTGGACATGGCTTGCTGCAATGCTTTTTCGGTTTGTTATATTGAGGAAAAGAGGTAAAAAAGTTTGTTATATTtagctttttttgtcttttgatcCTCAAACAATTTTCCAGCATATTAATTCCCTTTAATAtgatacccttttttttttctttctgtccaCCACCTTTAGCTGCCTTAATTTTGTCTAGATATGAAATTTTGCCGCAAAGAAAAAAGACACAAAGAAGGGCAAAGTTAAATAGTAGCATCGAGAATCAAGCCCAGATTGCTGGTGAAGACATGAGTCTAGCCCCAAGGAAGAGAATGCAATAAGAAACTACTTGTAATCCAAAGCCATGCACACCAAAATTCTAGCTGTGATGTAAACCTAGCTAAATTATTCCAGAAAACTTAATCCATAGCCTTTCAACATTGTGAGGCTGTTTTAGATCAGTCAGATATTGCCTTAGAGATCCAAACATTCAAGGCATCATTTATTTCTTGTAAAAAACATCATTTATTTCTTCATAGATCTCATTTTGCAACTTACCTATGtaaaaaaagtggttttgttGGCAAATATGTGCCCAAATATCAACATTTACAGAAAACATAACATGCATGATAAGAATCAAAATGATGTTAAAAACACATATGGGTAGTCATATTGAGGCAAAAAAAAcgaacaaacaaaataaaattagacgAACGAATACAAATCTGAAGCCTTTGATCAACACAGCCCATCAAAATAGGAATACAAATTACAAAGTACCATAACTTCATGTCTTTTATTTGTCCACCACTGCAACGTCCCCAGCACCAACATATTACTTCAAAATTAGAACCAATTTTACTAAAGTGGCCATTTGGACTGCAAAACCAATGTCATTCAGATttagtaaaatgaaaaatgcaaaatcttGATTAGTTATTTTCATGTACCATAAAATTATGAGTTTGTAATTGGTACTTATATTTtggcaacttttttttttaaaaaaaaaagtttagaacATAAATTTCTTGTACAAAGCAATGAAAGCatcaataattatatattcatcGTCATTTAGAAGATAAATTGTACCTGAGTAACTGTACTTTCTTTAGTTCAaacttcttcaactttttctGTTGCTTCAGAAGTCTTTCATTAAGATATGCACAAAACAAGcaataatgaaaaatttaaaaatatgcacTAGATTTTGAGAACAAGATATACAAATAAGAAAAGGAGAAATAAGCAACCTGGTTTGGTCCTTTCTTTTGTCGTATCTTTGTTAATTTTAACTTTCTAGCTACCATTTCTACAACAGACTGCTTGCATGTTGATGGTAGCTTCCCTTTACTTTTTGCAACTGAAGGACTCCGCAACTTATTTCATATCTTAAAGCTTCCATCAATTGCTTCACTACTAATGGAATATGTACCTGGAAGATGAAGAGAAGGTGCACTACTTAATCTGCTTTCACCTCTTAACCCATTGTGAAGTAACTCCTCCTTTAACTTACGTACACATGTCTTCATCTTCATATATGTTTCAGTGTCTTCCGATGCGATGAATGCTACTTCAAAAAAGTCATTGCACAAATCGTCATATTTTTGTACTTTAGGGTTGCCACTCAAATCGTCATAACTACTTTTAACGAATGTATACTTTCGTTTCAAGTCCTTCCTCCATCGGTCAAGAATATATTTGGATGGCAACTCTTCCACACCTTTTATCAAGGTAAGAACAATAAGGGCATGTCTGCACATGATTCCTCTAAATTCAAACAATCTACAAGTGCATTTCACATCACATTCATCGTCATTAAAGTAAACACAATACTTTACTTCTTTTGTGAAGTCATCATTAACTCTTACACGATCAATAACTTCATACGTAGAAATTGCACCTTCACATTTCAGTAAGGATGGAAAACACATCATGAATCCCTTAAACTCctcttgaacttctttgaattttttatttgtgtaAATACCTTGAGTTGACGTCAATAGAATGAAGACTTATAAGTGGAaacattttattaaatgaacCAAAATCAGCTAGATGCTCGTTCTCAACCATTCTCATCAAAGCATTATCATAATCCCCACATAACCATCAAAGAAAGCATTCATACTCTCACTTCGTTGTGTAGTAGACATTCCGGCCCAAAATGTAGCTTTCACATACGTCGGTACCCAATGATGCCTCTCACCATATATCTGACACAACCATGTATTCTCTTGAAGATTATATCTCCCAACTACTTCTTgccatcttttttcaaattcatcacAAGTCAAAGAGTCATATACGCAATTTAATAGAGCGCCCTTAAAGTTCTCATATTGAGAGTATGATCCAAGTTTCTGCGGAACTTTGTTCATTAtatgccataaacaaaatctatgcTTGGCTCTTGGAAATATTATCTCAATTGCAGCTTGCATAGCTCTATCTTGATCAGTTATAATTGCATTAGGAGCTTGGTTTGACATGCATTTCAACACCACACAAAAGTATCAGTATTTTCATTTGATAGTAATCCACACCCAAAAAGTATGGATTGACCATGATGATTAACTCCAACAAAAGGCACAAATGGCATCTTGTATTTATTAGTCAAGTATGTTGTGTCAAATGTTATGACATCTCCAAAAGATTCATATGCTGCCCTACTTCGTGTGTCtgcccaaaacacattttttaaacGGCTTTCTTCATCCAGGTCTATAACATAGAAGAAGCGGTCATTTTTTTCTTGCATtctcattaaatatttaagatGCTTCAGCGTCTCCTTCTCCAAGCAACTCATTCTTTACTTTGTTAATGTAATTTCtacaatctttctctccaaatgaaAGATTCTCATACCCACCCGCTTCAATAGCAAGAACTTTGTAGTTTTTACTCGGACGAACTCCAGCTTTATCCATTacttcaagccttcttttcacACGAGCATCTAACTTCTTATGGCATGTAAAATATCTTGCCTTACTTGGGCTTACTGCATGAGTGTGTTCAAGTACGATAGTAGACAATGTAAACCTTCCATCGTAATCTAATTTTGCATTGATCTTCGCCTTGCACCCCATTTTTTCCATTGGTTTTGGCCTAACAATGTTAGATGATTTGCTTTTTGACTTGCCTTCACGAACACATGCAATGGTGAAGTATCTTAAATTTCCATCATCTCCAATGCTACGGGTTCTTCTTGTCACACCAAAACCTACTTGCTTGgcatattgcatataatatgaTACAACATCTTCTTCAGAATCAAACTTCATACCGGCCTTCGGTTCTTCAACAATTTGATTTCCAAAAATGATATTATCTGGCCCATCATTGTTCTCATTATCATCCACATCTAACTCACATTCAATTTGCTTTCCATCTTTattataaagaagaaaacaaagttaGGAGGAAACAATTAACATAGTTTAACAAATTATGCAAcacaaacaaattttattttgtttaactaaCCAAGAGGAGGGTCAAGAGCTTCATCATTGCCTATATTCATTGTTGCCCTCGGTTTCAATTACACAAATTATATGAGGTCTTGACTGGATGGAAATCCTGACAGGTTATACTCAAacaattaatcaagaaaaaatatcaagatttgtaaaaaatatcaAGATATTGCCCACAGCAGCACATGGCATTCCTCTAGATATAAGGTTTAAAATGAAGCaacaagttttcttttttcttttaatttttctgttcATCTTTTAGGTTCATTGAAAATGGCATAGCTCGGAAAGATTGACAAAAATGGCAAAACATAACTCAACAATCAATTTTCTTCAATAATTCAACATAACTGAAACATCATATAACAAGCATCAATCAAAACTTTAACCAACCAAATTTAGATAATTTGTAAAATCAAACTAGTTCTAAGTTATAGAATAATATAAAGAAACTAAACATTGGAATAAAAACAAAGGTGAGTTGTCCTAAAGATCGTTTAATAGAAGCTTGTCAAACATTTTTGGTTCTTAATGCACCGATTTTTGTACGTCTAATAAGATTATTAcgactaaaataatataaagggCGAAGACATTTGTTCTTCGTAGGGACCTCTGTATCCTACATATTTTCTAAAAGTGGCTATAGAAAGCAAAACGACCCCTGTATCCTACATATTTTCTAAAAGTGGCTATAGAAAGCAAAACGCTTTAACTTTAAACAGAACGTTTACCTTATTTTTGCTTCACAACATGctttcaaaattgaaa
This DNA window, taken from Alnus glutinosa chromosome 5, dhAlnGlut1.1, whole genome shotgun sequence, encodes the following:
- the LOC133868005 gene encoding CBL-interacting serine/threonine-protein kinase 12-like, whose amino-acid sequence is MANNNNHKPTTTKKEAQALLLGRFEVGKLLGHGTFAKVYHARNVKTNEGVAIKVIDKEKILKGGLIAHIKREISILRRVRHPNIVQLFEVMATKAKIFFVMEFVRGGELFNKVAKGRLQEDTARKYFQQLISAVGFCHSRGVFHRDLKPENLLLDENGNLKVSDFGLSAVSDQIRQDGLFHTFCGTPAYVAPEVLGRKGYEASKVDIWSCGVILFVLMAGYLPFHDQNIMSMYKKIYKGEFRCPRWFSPSLTRLLTRLLDTNPETRITIPEIMENRWFKKGFKHIKFYIEDDKLCNVVEDEGEGEGADAEDEDSVSDQSESDSESGFETSRSVIRRTSMLPRPASLNAFDIISFSRGFDLSGLFEEGGEEARFVSGEPVSKIISKLEEIAKVVSFTVRKKDCRVSLEGSREGVKGPLTIAAEIFELTPSLVVVEVKKKGGDKGEYEDFCNRELKPGLQNLMLEEATSSFTPPLAASSYLPSDTE
- the LOC133868976 gene encoding protein FAR1-RELATED SEQUENCE 5-like gives rise to the protein MNIGNDEALDPPLDGKQIECELDVDDNENNDGPDNIIFGNQIVEEPKAGMKFDSEEDVVSYYMQYAKQVGFGVTRRTRSIGDDGNLRYFTIACVREGKSKSKSSNIVRPKPMEKMGCKAKINAKLDYDGRFTLSTIVLEHTHAVSPSKARYFTCHKKLDARVKRRLEVMDKAGVRPSKNYKVLAIEAGGYENLSFGEKDCRNYINKVKNELLGEGDAEAS